In Paenibacillus sonchi, the genomic stretch CCCGATGGCTACACCTGCTGCTGCGCCTATGCCTTGTATCATGCTTCAACCCCTCCAACATTGCTTTCATGTAAGACCACGGACATCACGGATGACTGCCCCTTTTTAACATTTTTGAATGGAGCATAGCTCCAGGATTTTACACGGTCCGGGTTCGTAATCACCATTGGCGTCGCCAGTGAAGGCGCATGGTCACGCAAATAGGTCAGATCAAATCTCACCAGCAGCTGCCCCGGCTCCACACTGTCCCCTTCCTGCACAAGCGCTTCAAACGGCCCTTTAAGCTGTGAAGTGTCGATCCCGATATGCATTAGCACCTCCAGCCCCTCGGGCGTAGAAATGCCCACCGCGTGCATTGTAGGGTATACGTGCATGACCTTGCCGAAGACCGGCGAGACGAGTTCTCCCTTTTCCGGAAAAAATGCTACCCCGTCGCCCACCAGCTTCGCGGCAAAAATATGGTCCGGCACTTCTTCAATCGGCATCATGCGGCCCTGAATCGGCGAACTGAACAGCACCTGAGGCAGATCGCGGAGCAGCAGCTTGTTGATCTCCTCCCGGATCAGCTCGGAATAAGTCCCGAACACGACCTGAACATTCCCTCCGCCCAGCTTAATGATGCCTGCAGAGCCAAGCCCCTTCAGTGCCACGGTGTCAATATACCGGTCATTGTGCACTGTCAATCTTAGCCGTGTGATGCAGGCCTGTACCTGCACGATGTTTTCCTTCCCGCCCAACGCTTCCAGGATCAGCGGAGCCTGATAAGGAATGTTGCCTGCCCAGTCGCCCAGCTCGGAGCCTTCCTCGCGTCCCGGCGTCGGAATCTGGAACCGGCGGATCGCCCAGCGGAACACATTATAATAAACAATGCCATAGCCGATGCCGATTGGAATCAGCAGCCAAGCCCGCTGTGACAGATGCATGTTGAGGAAAAAATCGATGGCCCCCGCCGAGTAGGAGAAGCCGTGATGAATGCCCAGCGCATAAGTCAGCACCATCGCCAGACCGGACATGACCACATGCAGACCGAACAAATAAGGCGATGCGAACAAAAAAGCAAACTCAATCTGCTCCGACACCCCCGTCAGGAAGCAGACCATAGCCGCGCGCAAAAACGTCTTCTTGATCTTCGGCTTCAAATCCTCCCGCGCTTCCTGAATAATCGCAAAGGCAATCGCCGGCAGCGCAAACATCATGATCGGAAACAGCCCCGCCATAAAGATGCCCGCTGTAGGGTCTCCGGCAAAAAAACGCGGCAAATCCCCCTGCACGACTGCGCTGCCGTCAGGTGTGGTAAAGCTTCCCAGCTGAAACCAGAACACATTATTGAGAATATGATGCAGGCCAAACGCCGTTAGTACTCTGTATAATACCCCGTATACAAACACGCCGTATCCGCCCGTTGCCTGGATATCACGGAACAGGATGTCGAGTCCATGCTGCAGCACAGGCGACAGTCCAAGCATCACCCAGGCGAACAAGGCAGAGAACAGACCCATGAACAGCAAAACAAAACGCGACCCTCCAAAAAACTGGATCGCCTCCGGCAGCTTGATATTTTTGAACCGGTTATGCGCCACACCGGCGACAATTCCGAGGATAATTCCGATTAGTGTTGCAGGCTGTACCGCCCCGTCCCCCATGTTGGAAACTATCCGGTCATAAGTAAACATCCCCGCGAGCGCCGCCATTCCCGCCGGTCCGGCCTGATTGGACAACCCCCATGCCACACCGACCGCAAACAAATAAGGCATGAAATAAAAAATCCCTTGCCCCGCGTAAGTAGTCACTTCGGCT encodes the following:
- a CDS encoding glucose PTS transporter subunit IIA; amino-acid sequence: MNWLGSLQQLGRAIMLPTMVLPAAAILLSLGSLPWSAWGLSSVAEVTTYAGQGIFYFMPYLFAVGVAWGLSNQAGPAGMAALAGMFTYDRIVSNMGDGAVQPATLIGIILGIVAGVAHNRFKNIKLPEAIQFFGGSRFVLLFMGLFSALFAWVMLGLSPVLQHGLDILFRDIQATGGYGVFVYGVLYRVLTAFGLHHILNNVFWFQLGSFTTPDGSAVVQGDLPRFFAGDPTAGIFMAGLFPIMMFALPAIAFAIIQEAREDLKPKIKKTFLRAAMVCFLTGVSEQIEFAFLFASPYLFGLHVVMSGLAMVLTYALGIHHGFSYSAGAIDFFLNMHLSQRAWLLIPIGIGYGIVYYNVFRWAIRRFQIPTPGREEGSELGDWAGNIPYQAPLILEALGGKENIVQVQACITRLRLTVHNDRYIDTVALKGLGSAGIIKLGGGNVQVVFGTYSELIREEINKLLLRDLPQVLFSSPIQGRMMPIEEVPDHIFAAKLVGDGVAFFPEKGELVSPVFGKVMHVYPTMHAVGISTPEGLEVLMHIGIDTSQLKGPFEALVQEGDSVEPGQLLVRFDLTYLRDHAPSLATPMVITNPDRVKSWSYAPFKNVKKGQSSVMSVVLHESNVGGVEA